From Armatimonadota bacterium:
TCGTGAACGCGGACGGCGGGCTTCAGGCGGTCGGCGGAATCGTCGGCATCGGCATTTGCGGCAGGCTTGCGAATGCGGAGTGTGACGGCGCGCGGTGTGACGTACCCGCGCTGGGGCGGTTCCGGCTCTTCGGGTTCGGACAACGCCCGGAACGGTTCCTCGATGAAGGGCGGCTGAGCGCGTGTCGATGCCGCTCGGGCGACACTGCTCGCGCGCACGACGCCCTTGGTCACGGCGTCCGCGCTTCGGCGGGCTCGCCGGGCCGCGCCGCGGACGATCCGGTGCAAGGGCATGTCGACGATCAGCAGCACGGCCAGAATCGCAAGGGCCACCATGACGACCCAGGAACCGCCCATACCGGTCAGGCGAGCCATGCCAGCGGTGATGTATCCGCCGATGAGACCGCCCCCGTGGGTAAACAGGGCCGGCGTTCCCGGTTCAACGGTCATGCCGACTTTCAGCACATGTACGAGCCACAGAACCAGGAGATAGAGGATGGCGCCGCCGATCACGAGATCGAGCGGCGGCTTGTGTTCGCGATCGAGCACGTGCAACACGCCAAGGTAGGCCAGCAGGAGCGCGAAAAACCACGCCCCGGCGCCGAACAGGTAGCGCAGGCCGGTGACAATGGCCTCGCCCGCGGCGCCGCCCAGGGCAGGTTTCGCCAGGGAAATGGCGCAGAGCACCGCGACGGCCATCAGCGTGAGGCCGATGATATCCGCCTCGCGGCGGGACCTTCGGCGTCGCGCCGGACGGTTCGCCACCAAGGGTGCGGCTTTCCTGGTTGCAGCGGGCATTTGGTTCTTGCTTCTCCTGAGCGCGGTCGTTCGCCGCGGTCCTACGGGGCCGGTCGATATACAAACAGACGCAGAGAGGGCGGGAGCGTTCCCACCCTCTCTGTATTATGGGCATTTGCCGCCGGGGATTCAGGCCGGTCCGCGGGCGCCTAGAAGCGCCAGCGCAGAACGTCGTCTTTGTGACGGATAACCTGCCACGCTCCGTAGTAACCCGCTCCGGCGCCCCAGTAGACATCGCTAGGCCAATGATTGGCGCCCTCGATGCGTGCGATGCCCACGCAGGCCGCGAGTGCGTAGAACCCCAGCTTCGCTTTCGGATACTGATGCCCCAATATCACGGCGCTGGCCGTCGCGGCGGTCATATGCCCGGACGGAAAGGAATCATACTTTGTGCTGGGCCCGTGGTATTGGATGGCGTCGGGGGACTGATTGGGCCGCTCCTTCCCGGTCAACATTTTGATCGACTGGCTGAACACGGTAGCGTTCAACACGGAGGCAGCCCAGAGTTTGGCGGTATCGCGCTCACCGGTACGGCCCGCAAGATACATCACCCCCATGGCCGGGAGAAGCACCTTTCCATCGCCAAAATGGTTGAATGTCTTCGCGAACTTCGGCGTGGGTTCACCGGGTCCGGCCACGTTGAACCACTTTTCGGTCTTCCGGTCGTTTGCGAGCGCGATCATGCCCAACGCCACATACGGCAGGGCGCCTTTTTGCCGGAATACCCTTTCGCCGTTCCTGTTGAGCTCCTTGAAGGTCGTGATGGGGTGGCGGAGCGGGTACACAGGCATCGAGGAGTGAATGGCAGGCGGTGCGCCGGAAGGGGCCGAGGATGCCGTAGGCGAGGCATCCGCCGGCAGATACGAAAGGCCGTATCCGGTGGCCGAGGCGGCCGACGTGGAAAGCGCGCCCGCGAGTGATATGAGTGCGATCGATCGGTATGACATGGGTCTCCTGACTTGTGTTTGTGAATGAGCTAACGCTGGATAACTGCTGTGGCGACGCCCTGCGCGGCGAGGCGTTTCGACTCTGCCCGGGCGGCCGTTTCAGAACTGAATGTGCCGACGTTAAGATACCAGCCTTCCACATAGACGGGGAAGGAAGGCACTTTCCGCTCCTGGAGGGACGTCATCTTCACAACGGCGTCTTCACGGGTCAAAAATGGGCCGGTTGCGACGGACCAGGCGTCGTTGAGCCCGGCCTCCGCGCCGACCCGTACATTGTCCAAACCCAGGCGCGCGAGATAGGTTTCGGGCACACGCCATCGGATGCCGATGCGCTTGACGTC
This genomic window contains:
- a CDS encoding phosphatase PAP2 family protein: MSYRSIALISLAGALSTSAASATGYGLSYLPADASPTASSAPSGAPPAIHSSMPVYPLRHPITTFKELNRNGERVFRQKGALPYVALGMIALANDRKTEKWFNVAGPGEPTPKFAKTFNHFGDGKVLLPAMGVMYLAGRTGERDTAKLWAASVLNATVFSQSIKMLTGKERPNQSPDAIQYHGPSTKYDSFPSGHMTAATASAVILGHQYPKAKLGFYALAACVGIARIEGANHWPSDVYWGAGAGYYGAWQVIRHKDDVLRWRF